In Rana temporaria chromosome 3, aRanTem1.1, whole genome shotgun sequence, a single window of DNA contains:
- the LOC120932614 gene encoding melatonin receptor type 1A-like: MEPGAPTQNNLTGDVQEEDDDYPTWMISSLTTILVVTISGDIFGNLLVITSVFRNKKLRKAGNAFVVSLAVADLLVACYPYPLVLLAIFNGGWRMGHIHCQLSGFFMGLSVISSVFNITGIAVNRYCYICHHSCYSRLFSNTSTVIYVILVWTLALAAILPNLFVGSLRYDPRVFSCTFSQSVSSFYTLAIVIFHFFLPISVVSFCYLRIWMTVLNIRHRVKPSRNIQVQTWPYSIHSFITMFIVFVLFAVCWGPLNIIGLLVALSPNLGDSIPQWFFVASYFMAYFNSCLNAVVYGALNKNFRREYKRIMLNIFQMT, from the exons ATGGAACCAGGGGCCCCTACTCAGAACAACTTAACAGGGGACGTGCAGGAAGAAGATGATGACTACCCTACTTGGATGATCAGTTCTCTCACCACCATCCTGGTTGTTACTATCAGCGGTGACATATTTGGCAATCTTTTGGTCATCACATCAGTCTTCCGGAACAAGAAACTGCGCAAAGCGG GAAATGCTTTTGTGGTCAGCCTTGCTGTGGCAGACCTGCTGGTTGCATGTTATCCCTATCCATTGGTTCTTCTTGCGATCTTCAACGGAGGCTGGAGAATGGGCCACATTCACTGTCAACTGAGCGGCTTCTTTATGGGACTCAGCGTAATAAGCTCAGTCTTCAACATCACCGGAATTGCTGTCAACCGTTACTGCTACATCTGCCACCACAGCTGCTATTCTCGCCTCTTCTCAAACACCAGCACTGTAATCTATGTAATACTGGTATGGACATTGGCCCTAGCAGCCATCTTGCCAAATCTCTTTGTGGGATCACTGCGCTATGACCCACGTGTATTTTCTTGCACGTTTTCACAGTCTGTTAGTTCTTTTTACACCCTTGCCATTGTGATCTTCCATTTCTTTTTACCGATCAGTGTGGTCAGCTTTTGCTACCTACGAATATGGATGACAGTCCTTAATATTCGCCACAGGGTCAAGCCATCAAGAAACATTCAGGTGCAGACATGGCCGTATAGTATACACAGTTTTATCACCATGTTCATAGTCTTTGTGTTGTTTGCAGTGTGCTGGGGACCTTTGAACATCATTGGACTCTTGGTGGCCTTGAGCCCAAACCTAGGAGACTCAATCCCACAATGGTTCTTTGTAGCCAGCTACTTTATGGCATATTTTAACAGTTGTCTCAATGCTGTGGTCTATGGGGCATTGAATAAGAACTTCCGTCGAGAATACAAGAGAATCATGCTGAACATTTTCCAAATGACTTAA